One Loxodonta africana isolate mLoxAfr1 chromosome 4, mLoxAfr1.hap2, whole genome shotgun sequence genomic region harbors:
- the LOC100654379 gene encoding olfactory receptor 6C1-like → MKNYTEVKEFILLGLSDDPEVQVVIFVFLFITYMLSITGNLTIITLTLLDSHLQTPMYFFLRTFSLLEVSFTTVSIPRFLGTIITGDKTISFNDCMAQLFFFILLGVTEFYLLAAMSYDRYVAICKPLHYTTIMNGRVCTLLVFSSWLASFLIIFPSLMLFIQLDYCKSNVIDHFTCDYFPLLYLSCSDTKFLELTGFSCAVFTLMFTLALIILSYIYIIRTILRIPSTSQRTKAFSTCSSHMIVISISYGSCIFMYINPSAKDRVSLSKGVAVLNTSVAPMLNPFIYSLRNQQVKVAFMDMARKTAFFSSK, encoded by the coding sequence atgaaaaactacaCAGAAGTAAAAGAGTTTATTCTCTTGGGATTGTCAGATGATCCAGAGGTTCAggttgtgatttttgtctttctgtTCATCACCTACATGCTCAGCATCACTGGGAACCTGACCATTATCACCCTCACCCTGCTGGATTCCCACCTCCAGacccccatgtatttcttcctaagGACTTTCTCCTTATTAGAAGTTTCATTCACAACTGTCAGCATACCTAGATTCCTGGGCACCATTATTACAGGAGATAAAACCATTTCCTTTAATGATTGTATGGCTcagttgtttttcttcattctcttgggaGTAACTGAATTTTACCTTTTGGCTGCCATGTcctatgatcgctatgtggccatctgtaaaccCCTGCATTACACGACCATCATGAATGGTAGAGTCTGCACACTGCTTGTCTTCTCTTCTTGGCTGGCTTCATTCTTAATCATATTTCCATCACTCATGCTATTCATACAGCTTGATTACTGCAAGTCCAATGTTATTGACCATTTTACCTGTGATTATTTTCCCTTATTATACCTTTCTTGTTCAGACACAAAATTCCTAGAGTTAACTGGGTTTTCCTGTGCTGTGTTTACTCTAATGTTCACTTTGGCGTTAATAATTCTGTCTTACATATATATCATCCGAACAATTTTGAGAATTCCTTCTACTAGCCAGAGGACAAAGGCCTTTTCCACATGTTCATCTCACATGATTGTAATATCCATCTCTTATGGCAGCTGCATTTTCATGTATATTAATCCATCAGCAAAAGACAGGGTTTCTTTGAGCAAGGGAGTAGCTGTGCTAAACACCTCAGTAGCTCCCATGCTGAACCCATTTATTTACAGCCTGAGGAATCAGCAAGTAAAAGTAGCTTTCATGGACATGGCAAGGAAGACTGCATTTTTCTCaagcaagtga